The following coding sequences are from one Epinephelus moara isolate mb chromosome 7, YSFRI_EMoa_1.0, whole genome shotgun sequence window:
- the slc38a11 gene encoding putative sodium-coupled neutral amino acid transporter 11 isoform X3, whose product MICASFNFINSIIGSGIIGLPYALNQAGLPFGLLLLIVVGFITDYSIILLIKGGNLSGTNSYQSLVQSTFGFPGFLILSGLQFLYPFIAMISYNITTGDTLTKVFQRIPGVGPDHILAERHFVILLSTLVFTLPLSLYRNVEKLGKVSFLSMVLTFTILIIVIIRAATFGPQILPTENAWAFAKWNAIQAVGVMSFAFICHHNSFLIYGSLEQPTLANWSRVTHVSVGSALIISAAFAVAGYTTFTGYTQGDIFENYCRNDNLATFGRFCFGLSIITTFPLECFVTREVLSNVICSRDLSKAEHVAITILIVAVCTSISLAYDCLGVVLELNGVLSATPLIFIIPSACFLKLSPGRWFQGENLIPTILIFIGLFVMITGLTMTGLYPQDCSHGVEMFYCADANVTGTVPPV is encoded by the exons ATGATATGTGCGTCTTTCAATTTCATCAATTCCATCATAGGATCTGGAATAATAG GTTTACCATATGCATTGAACCAGGCAGGGCTCCCCTTTGGCCTTCTGCTGTTGATAGTGGTTGGTTTCATCACAG ACTACTCCATAATCTTACTGATTAAAGGAGGCAACCTGTCAGGGACAAACAGTTATCAGTCGCTGGTGCAAAGCACATTTGGGTTCCCTGGATTTCTGATTTTATCTGGACTGCAGTTCCTTTATCCTTTCATTG CTATGATTAGCTACAACATCACAACTGGTGACACACTGACCAAAGTATTTCAGAGAATACCAGGAG TTGGTCCAGATCACATACTTGCAGAGCGTCACTTTGTGATCCTGCTATCGACCCTTGTGTTCACTCTGCCACTCTCGCTTTATCGAAACGTAGAGAAACTTGGAAAG GTGTCCTTCCTGTCAATGGTGCTGACATTTACCATCCTCATCATTGTAATCATCAGAGCAGCTACCTTTGGACCCCAAAT CCTCCCTACAGAGAATGCATGGGCATTTGCAAAGTGGAATGCAATTCAGGCAGTTGGTGTGATGTCTTTTG ccTTTATATGCCACCACAACAGCTTTCTTATCTATGGTTCTCTGGAGCAGCCCACACTCGCTAACTGGTCCCGGGTCACCCACGTGTCAGTCGGCTCCGCACTAATAATCAGTGCTGCCTTTGCTGTTGCTGGCTATACCACCTTCACTGGCTACACACAAG GAGACATATTTGAGAACTACTGCAGAAATGATAACCTGGCAACATTTGGTCGCTTCTGTTTTGGCCTCAGCATAATAACCACATTTCCACTGGAGTGTTTTGTTACACGAGAG GTGTTATCCAACGTCATTTGCAGTAGGGATCTTTCAAAAGCTGAACATGTGGCCATAACAATACTCATAGTTGCTGTTTGCACATCAATATCTTTGGCCTATGACTGTCTGGGAGTTGTTTTGGAGCTGAAT GGTGTTTTGAGCGCCACACCTCTGATCTTCATCATTCCATCTGCGTGCTTTCTCAAACTCTCCCCCGGCCGCTGGTTCCAGGGTGAAAACTTGATACCCACCATCCTGATATTTATCGGCTTGTTTGTCATGATCACAGGTTTGACAATGACAGGTCTCTACCCTCAAGACTGTTCACACGGTGTGGAGatgttctactgtgcagacgCCAATGTCACTGGCACTGTACCTCCTGTATGA
- the slc38a11 gene encoding putative sodium-coupled neutral amino acid transporter 11 isoform X2, with product MAQQLNNEEGATLVSTHKAAVEPRCSMICASFNFINSIIGSGIIGLPYALNQAGLPFGLLLLIVVGFITGGNLSGTNSYQSLVQSTFGFPGFLILSGLQFLYPFIAMISYNITTGDTLTKVFQRIPGVGPDHILAERHFVILLSTLVFTLPLSLYRNVEKLGKVSFLSMVLTFTILIIVIIRAATFGPQILPTENAWAFAKWNAIQAVGVMSFAFICHHNSFLIYGSLEQPTLANWSRVTHVSVGSALIISAAFAVAGYTTFTGYTQGDIFENYCRNDNLATFGRFCFGLSIITTFPLECFVTREVLSNVICSRDLSKAEHVAITILIVAVCTSISLAYDCLGVVLELNGVLSATPLIFIIPSACFLKLSPGRWFQGENLIPTILIFIGLFVMITGLTMTGLYPQDCSHGVEMFYCADANVTGTVPPV from the exons ATGGCTCAGCAG ctgaacaATGAAGAAGGGGCCACGTTAGTTTCCACACACAAAGCTGCTGTGGAGCCAAGATGTTCAATGATATGTGCGTCTTTCAATTTCATCAATTCCATCATAGGATCTGGAATAATAG GTTTACCATATGCATTGAACCAGGCAGGGCTCCCCTTTGGCCTTCTGCTGTTGATAGTGGTTGGTTTCATCACAG GAGGCAACCTGTCAGGGACAAACAGTTATCAGTCGCTGGTGCAAAGCACATTTGGGTTCCCTGGATTTCTGATTTTATCTGGACTGCAGTTCCTTTATCCTTTCATTG CTATGATTAGCTACAACATCACAACTGGTGACACACTGACCAAAGTATTTCAGAGAATACCAGGAG TTGGTCCAGATCACATACTTGCAGAGCGTCACTTTGTGATCCTGCTATCGACCCTTGTGTTCACTCTGCCACTCTCGCTTTATCGAAACGTAGAGAAACTTGGAAAG GTGTCCTTCCTGTCAATGGTGCTGACATTTACCATCCTCATCATTGTAATCATCAGAGCAGCTACCTTTGGACCCCAAAT CCTCCCTACAGAGAATGCATGGGCATTTGCAAAGTGGAATGCAATTCAGGCAGTTGGTGTGATGTCTTTTG ccTTTATATGCCACCACAACAGCTTTCTTATCTATGGTTCTCTGGAGCAGCCCACACTCGCTAACTGGTCCCGGGTCACCCACGTGTCAGTCGGCTCCGCACTAATAATCAGTGCTGCCTTTGCTGTTGCTGGCTATACCACCTTCACTGGCTACACACAAG GAGACATATTTGAGAACTACTGCAGAAATGATAACCTGGCAACATTTGGTCGCTTCTGTTTTGGCCTCAGCATAATAACCACATTTCCACTGGAGTGTTTTGTTACACGAGAG GTGTTATCCAACGTCATTTGCAGTAGGGATCTTTCAAAAGCTGAACATGTGGCCATAACAATACTCATAGTTGCTGTTTGCACATCAATATCTTTGGCCTATGACTGTCTGGGAGTTGTTTTGGAGCTGAAT GGTGTTTTGAGCGCCACACCTCTGATCTTCATCATTCCATCTGCGTGCTTTCTCAAACTCTCCCCCGGCCGCTGGTTCCAGGGTGAAAACTTGATACCCACCATCCTGATATTTATCGGCTTGTTTGTCATGATCACAGGTTTGACAATGACAGGTCTCTACCCTCAAGACTGTTCACACGGTGTGGAGatgttctactgtgcagacgCCAATGTCACTGGCACTGTACCTCCTGTATGA
- the slc38a11 gene encoding putative sodium-coupled neutral amino acid transporter 11 isoform X1: protein MAQQLNNEEGATLVSTHKAAVEPRCSMICASFNFINSIIGSGIIGLPYALNQAGLPFGLLLLIVVGFITDYSIILLIKGGNLSGTNSYQSLVQSTFGFPGFLILSGLQFLYPFIAMISYNITTGDTLTKVFQRIPGVGPDHILAERHFVILLSTLVFTLPLSLYRNVEKLGKVSFLSMVLTFTILIIVIIRAATFGPQILPTENAWAFAKWNAIQAVGVMSFAFICHHNSFLIYGSLEQPTLANWSRVTHVSVGSALIISAAFAVAGYTTFTGYTQGDIFENYCRNDNLATFGRFCFGLSIITTFPLECFVTREVLSNVICSRDLSKAEHVAITILIVAVCTSISLAYDCLGVVLELNGVLSATPLIFIIPSACFLKLSPGRWFQGENLIPTILIFIGLFVMITGLTMTGLYPQDCSHGVEMFYCADANVTGTVPPV from the exons ATGGCTCAGCAG ctgaacaATGAAGAAGGGGCCACGTTAGTTTCCACACACAAAGCTGCTGTGGAGCCAAGATGTTCAATGATATGTGCGTCTTTCAATTTCATCAATTCCATCATAGGATCTGGAATAATAG GTTTACCATATGCATTGAACCAGGCAGGGCTCCCCTTTGGCCTTCTGCTGTTGATAGTGGTTGGTTTCATCACAG ACTACTCCATAATCTTACTGATTAAAGGAGGCAACCTGTCAGGGACAAACAGTTATCAGTCGCTGGTGCAAAGCACATTTGGGTTCCCTGGATTTCTGATTTTATCTGGACTGCAGTTCCTTTATCCTTTCATTG CTATGATTAGCTACAACATCACAACTGGTGACACACTGACCAAAGTATTTCAGAGAATACCAGGAG TTGGTCCAGATCACATACTTGCAGAGCGTCACTTTGTGATCCTGCTATCGACCCTTGTGTTCACTCTGCCACTCTCGCTTTATCGAAACGTAGAGAAACTTGGAAAG GTGTCCTTCCTGTCAATGGTGCTGACATTTACCATCCTCATCATTGTAATCATCAGAGCAGCTACCTTTGGACCCCAAAT CCTCCCTACAGAGAATGCATGGGCATTTGCAAAGTGGAATGCAATTCAGGCAGTTGGTGTGATGTCTTTTG ccTTTATATGCCACCACAACAGCTTTCTTATCTATGGTTCTCTGGAGCAGCCCACACTCGCTAACTGGTCCCGGGTCACCCACGTGTCAGTCGGCTCCGCACTAATAATCAGTGCTGCCTTTGCTGTTGCTGGCTATACCACCTTCACTGGCTACACACAAG GAGACATATTTGAGAACTACTGCAGAAATGATAACCTGGCAACATTTGGTCGCTTCTGTTTTGGCCTCAGCATAATAACCACATTTCCACTGGAGTGTTTTGTTACACGAGAG GTGTTATCCAACGTCATTTGCAGTAGGGATCTTTCAAAAGCTGAACATGTGGCCATAACAATACTCATAGTTGCTGTTTGCACATCAATATCTTTGGCCTATGACTGTCTGGGAGTTGTTTTGGAGCTGAAT GGTGTTTTGAGCGCCACACCTCTGATCTTCATCATTCCATCTGCGTGCTTTCTCAAACTCTCCCCCGGCCGCTGGTTCCAGGGTGAAAACTTGATACCCACCATCCTGATATTTATCGGCTTGTTTGTCATGATCACAGGTTTGACAATGACAGGTCTCTACCCTCAAGACTGTTCACACGGTGTGGAGatgttctactgtgcagacgCCAATGTCACTGGCACTGTACCTCCTGTATGA